The Ignavibacteriales bacterium sequence CGATTTCCTGTAATTCTTCGAATGATGGATATCGCAACATCCTTAATAAAGAAGCATTTGCAAGGAGAATTTTACCTTGCGGGGTTGATCTGTAAATACCGATTGGTGAATTCTGATAAAGGTTTCGATACTGTTCTTCGCTCTTTCTCAGAGCTTCTTGAATAACGATTCGGTCGGTTATATCTCTACCGATTGCTATTATAACTTCTTGACCAAAGTGAGTTCCTTTATTCAGAAGTACTTCTGTCGGAAATACAACGCCATTCTTTTTCAGTCCCCAGAATTCGAAAGTTGTTGGTTCTCCGGTAGTAAAAGTTTTTTGAATGAAAGCCGCAATTTCTTTCATATTGTTTTTTCGGGGTGCTGAAAGGAATTCGGGTGTGCGACCAATAAACTCTTCCAGTTTATAACCGTATAAAATTTCAGCGCTTTTGTTTACATCTAAAAATATTCCATCTTTATCCAGAATGTAAATCGCATCGCTGATGGCGTTGAACAAATCGCGAAAACTATCTTCGCTTTGTTTTAATAATTCTTCGGACTTCTTCGATCTGCCCGATATATTCTTCCCGGCAGGTGCTTTCTTTTTCATTTAGATTCTTGTCCTTTTCGTTTCGAATATTTCTTCATTCAAGAAATAAATATCCTTTAGAAACAATTCTTTATCTGTTGTTTTCCTAATAACTCCATTATAGCTGTGTATTTTAGATGGTAATAGTTTCATATTGTCAATTAAAAGATAAATCTCAACCTCTTTATCGGAGGATATTTCTCTAATTTTTTGTGAAAGAATTATTTTATCTAACAAACTAAGATTATTACTCATAAAAATAAATTTTGGCTGGTGATCAGAAAAAACAGTAAAACCTTCGTTTACGTTAGATGCTTGATGAATAATAAAGCGCTCATTTAAAAGATCATTGAAGAAGTTCTTAAATTCCGCATCATTATCAACGATTAATATTTGATTCGCCTTTTCTTTGCTGTTGACGCGTCCGGTTTTACCGACTGGTTCAATTTTTTTAGATTCACCCAAGCGGTTGATCATTCTCTGAATTCGTTCCACAGTTTCATTTACATCAATTGGTTTCAAGAGATAATCAGTAATATTTTTTTCGCATAGGTTTCTTATCACTTCTCTATCTCCAACAGCTGTAATCACAAAAACGGGAATTGTTTTAAAAGCCGGATTTGCTCTTATTGAATCCAAAGTTTCAATTCCATCCATTACAGGCATCATTAAATCAAGAAGAATAATATCAGGCAAATTCTTTTGTAAAGCACTCAAACCGTTAACTCCATTATCGGCTTCAAATACTTCGCAGACAAATTTTTTCTTCAAAATTGTTCTAAAAAGAGTTCTAATTGATTCGTCATCATCTATAATTAAAAAACTTACCAATGTTATTCCCTGCTAAATGCATTTAGCTATTCTTTGCTATTGTGAAATTGAATATTGTACCTCGCTCTTCTTCACTTTCAATCCAAACCTTTCCATTACAGAGTAAATATCCTTCAGAA is a genomic window containing:
- a CDS encoding response regulator, which produces MVSFLIIDDDESIRTLFRTILKKKFVCEVFEADNGVNGLSALQKNLPDIILLDLMMPVMDGIETLDSIRANPAFKTIPVFVITAVGDREVIRNLCEKNITDYLLKPIDVNETVERIQRMINRLGESKKIEPVGKTGRVNSKEKANQILIVDNDAEFKNFFNDLLNERFIIHQASNVNEGFTVFSDHQPKFIFMSNNLSLLDKIILSQKIREISSDKEVEIYLLIDNMKLLPSKIHSYNGVIRKTTDKELFLKDIYFLNEEIFETKRTRI